The proteins below come from a single Ovis canadensis isolate MfBH-ARS-UI-01 breed Bighorn chromosome 23, ARS-UI_OviCan_v2, whole genome shotgun sequence genomic window:
- the HRH4 gene encoding histamine H4 receptor isoform X3, with the protein MCVVSTTGPPSLNLQGSSQGVISIPLFIPHKLFNWKFENNICVFWLTTDYLLCTASVYNIVLISFDRYQSVSNAVSYRAQHTGTLKTVTLMVAVWVAAFLVHGPILVSETRKELGADCKPEFLEKWHILALTLLFEFVIPVLLVAYFNMYIYWSLWKRSHLSRGHSGFISAPSSSSGRSFRNGLFSRPSLSNLEESAASLRSEKSGRKSSLLSSLRPQMNSLTASKTSSLSHSDSLALHQREHLELRRGKKLAKSLAILLGVFAVCWAPYSLFTIIRSCHGTHSDLSNAVYEFTFWLQWFNSFVNPFLYPLCHKSFQKAFLKLFRVKKQSILSHNRSTSN; encoded by the exons GTGTGATCTCCATTCCTTTATTCATCCCTCACAAGCTCTTCAACTGGAAGTTTGAAAATAACATTTGTGTCTTTTGGCTCACTACTGACTATCTTTTGTGTACAGCATCTGTGTATAACATTGTACTCATCAGCTTTGATCGATACCAGTCAGTCTCAAATGCT GTGTCTTACAGAGCTCAACATACTGGGACCTTGAAGACTGTGACTCTGATGGTGGCCGTCTGGGTGGCGGCCTTCTTAGTGCATGGGCCAATACTAGTTTCAGAGACTAGGAAGGAATTGGGGGCGGATTGCAAACCTGAATTCCTTGAAAAATGGCATATCCTTGCCCTCACGTTACTCTTCGAATTCGTGATCCCAGTCTTGCTAGTGGCTTATTTCAACATGTATATTTACTGGAGCCTATGGAAGCGCAGTCATCTCAGTAGGGGGCATTCTGGATTCATTTCTGCCCCTTCCAGTAGCAGTGGACGCTCATTCAGGAATGGACTGTTTTCGAGGCCATCTCTTTCCAACCTGGAGGAATCAGCAGCATCCCTTCGTTCTGAGAAATCAGGAAGAAAGAGCAGCCTCTTGTCTTCCTTAAGACCCCAGATGAATAGTTTAACCGCTTCCAAAACGAGCTCTCTCTCCCATTCAGATTCCCTAGCTCTTCACCAAAGGGAACATCTTGAGCTGCGCAGAGGCAAGAAACTAGCCAAGTCACTGGCCATTCTCTTGGGTGTTTTTGCTGTTTGCTGGGCTCCCTACTCTCTGTTCACAATTATTCGTTCATGTCATGGCACACACTCAGATCTCTCAAACGCTGTGTACGAGTTCACATTTTGGCTTCAGTGGTTCAATTCCTTTGTCAATCCTTTTTTGTATCCCTTGTGTCACAAGAGTTTTCAGAAGGCCTTCTTGAAATTATTTCGGGTGAAAAAGCAGTCCATACTATCACATAATCGGTCAACATCTAATTGA